A single genomic interval of Zingiber officinale cultivar Zhangliang chromosome 4A, Zo_v1.1, whole genome shotgun sequence harbors:
- the LOC121971480 gene encoding glutathione gamma-glutamylcysteinyltransferase 1-like isoform X1 translates to MAVASFYRRVLPSPPAIEFPSPEGKRLFCEALQNGTMEGFFKLISHFQTQSEPAYCGLASLSMVLNALAIDPHRKWKGPWRWYDESMLDCCEPLEKVKAEGITFGKVACLAQCAGAKVESFRTNQCNIDDFRHNVIKCSSSEDCHLVASYSRKPLKQTGIGHFSPIGGYHAESDMVLILDVARFKYPPHWVPLALLWEAMDTIDNATGHRRGFMLISGYEKAPSLLYTLEYSKKIGAVKIKKVNLFLENCRDESWLSIVKYLINDVPILLKSEDLKSASQVLDCVLKSLPACAGDFIKQILEVRRQEEDGSTLSNEEKERHALKGEILKQVHETVLFRYVTDILSSSITNDNLKEDIVTVCCQGTTLLPGVSVCRTRIGFKATGVTCMKANNDNLTAISGITVSGGNEQGINILEPVSASVAESTCSSTFDVPVIVQLASNAAITVLLLALPASTWSGVKDANLLVEIQDLFSTENFANPLRNEILHLRQQFYFLRRCADEETSDDLKFPVCP, encoded by the exons ATGGCGGTCGCAAGCTTTTACCGGAGAGTACTTCCTTCTCCGCCGGCGATCGAGTTTCCCTCTCCCGAAGGAAAG AGATTATTCTGTGAAGCTCTTCAAAATGGAACTATGGAGGGCTTCTTTAAATTAATTTCTCACTTCCAAACCCAGTCAGAGCCTGCATATTGTGGGTTGGCCAGTTTATCTATGGTATTGAATGCCCTTGCTATAGATCCGCATAGAAAATGGAAAG GTCCTTGGAGATGGTATGATGAGTCCATGTTGGATTGTTGTGAACCTTTGGAGAAAGTTAAGGCTGAAGGTATCACATTCGGTAAAGTGGCTTGCTTGGCTCAATGTGCAGGAGCTAAAGTCGAATCTTTTCGTACAAATCAATGCAACATTGATGATTTTCGTCACAATGTTATCAAATGTTCTTCTTCAGAAGACTGTCATCTTGTAGCATCATACAGTAGAAAACCCTTAAAACAG ACTGGGATTGGTCATTTTTCACCAATTGGTGGATATCATGCAGAAAGTGATATGGTACTAATCCTTGATGTAGCTCGCTTCAAATATCCTCCTCATTGGGTTCCACTTGCGCTTCTTTGGGAAGCAATGGATACAATTGATAATGCAACTGGGCATCGTAGGGG GTTTATGCTTATTTCTGGTTATGAGAAAGCACCATCATTGCTTTATACACTG GAATATTCAAAGAAAATAGGTGCAGTCAAAATAAAAAAAGTGAATTTGTTTCTAGAG AACTGCAGAGATGAAAGCTGGTTGAGCATTGTTAAATATTTGATTAATGATGTACCTATTCTTTTGAAATCTGAGGACCTAAAAAGTGCTTCCCAAGTTCTTGATTGTGTGTTGAAGTCCTTACCTGCATGTGCTGGAGATTTTATTAAACAGATTCTTGAGGTTAGGAGACAAGAGGAAGATGGATCTACCTTGAGCAATGAGGAGAAAGAGAGACATGCTCTGAAG GGAGAGATACTGAAGCAAGTTCATGAgactgtgctatttagatatgtAACAGACATATTATCATCTTCAATCACaaatgacaatcttaaagaggatATTGTAACTGTATGTTGCCAAGGAACAACCTTACTTCCAGGAGTCTCAGTGTGTAGAACAAGAATTGGTTTCAAAGCTACAGGTGTTACATGCATGAAGGCCAACAATGATAACCTAACAGCTATCTCTGGTATAACAGTTTCAGGTGGCAATGAACAGGGAATTAATATATTGGAACCTGTATCAGCATCAGTGGCGGAGAGCACTTGCAGTTCCACATTTGATGTACCTGTTATTGTACAATTAGCAAGTAATGCTGCTATAACTGTGCTACTATTGGCTTTACCTGCAAGCACATGGTCAGGGGTTAAGGATGCAAACTTGCTGGTTGAAATTCAAGATCTTTTTTCAACTGAGAATTTTGCTAATCCTCTTCGGAATGAG ATTCTGCACTTGCGTCAGCAGTTCTATTTTCTGAGAAGGTGTGCAGATGAGGAAACAAGTGATGATCTAAAGTTCCCTGTTTGCCCATAG
- the LOC121971480 gene encoding glutathione gamma-glutamylcysteinyltransferase 1-like isoform X3: protein MEGFFKLISHFQTQSEPAYCGLASLSMVLNALAIDPHRKWKGPWRWYDESMLDCCEPLEKVKAEGITFGKVACLAQCAGAKVESFRTNQCNIDDFRHNVIKCSSSEDCHLVASYSRKPLKQTGIGHFSPIGGYHAESDMVLILDVARFKYPPHWVPLALLWEAMDTIDNATGHRRGFMLISGYEKAPSLLYTLEYSKKIGAVKIKKVNLFLENCRDESWLSIVKYLINDVPILLKSEDLKSASQVLDCVLKSLPACAGDFIKQILEVRRQEEDGSTLSNEEKERHALKGEILKQVHETVLFRYVTDILSSSITNDNLKEDIVTVCCQGTTLLPGVSVCRTRIGFKATGVTCMKANNDNLTAISGITVSGGNEQGINILEPVSASVAESTCSSTFDVPVIVQLASNAAITVLLLALPASTWSGVKDANLLVEIQDLFSTENFANPLRNEILHLRQQFYFLRRCADEETSDDLKFPVCP, encoded by the exons ATGGAGGGCTTCTTTAAATTAATTTCTCACTTCCAAACCCAGTCAGAGCCTGCATATTGTGGGTTGGCCAGTTTATCTATGGTATTGAATGCCCTTGCTATAGATCCGCATAGAAAATGGAAAG GTCCTTGGAGATGGTATGATGAGTCCATGTTGGATTGTTGTGAACCTTTGGAGAAAGTTAAGGCTGAAGGTATCACATTCGGTAAAGTGGCTTGCTTGGCTCAATGTGCAGGAGCTAAAGTCGAATCTTTTCGTACAAATCAATGCAACATTGATGATTTTCGTCACAATGTTATCAAATGTTCTTCTTCAGAAGACTGTCATCTTGTAGCATCATACAGTAGAAAACCCTTAAAACAG ACTGGGATTGGTCATTTTTCACCAATTGGTGGATATCATGCAGAAAGTGATATGGTACTAATCCTTGATGTAGCTCGCTTCAAATATCCTCCTCATTGGGTTCCACTTGCGCTTCTTTGGGAAGCAATGGATACAATTGATAATGCAACTGGGCATCGTAGGGG GTTTATGCTTATTTCTGGTTATGAGAAAGCACCATCATTGCTTTATACACTG GAATATTCAAAGAAAATAGGTGCAGTCAAAATAAAAAAAGTGAATTTGTTTCTAGAG AACTGCAGAGATGAAAGCTGGTTGAGCATTGTTAAATATTTGATTAATGATGTACCTATTCTTTTGAAATCTGAGGACCTAAAAAGTGCTTCCCAAGTTCTTGATTGTGTGTTGAAGTCCTTACCTGCATGTGCTGGAGATTTTATTAAACAGATTCTTGAGGTTAGGAGACAAGAGGAAGATGGATCTACCTTGAGCAATGAGGAGAAAGAGAGACATGCTCTGAAG GGAGAGATACTGAAGCAAGTTCATGAgactgtgctatttagatatgtAACAGACATATTATCATCTTCAATCACaaatgacaatcttaaagaggatATTGTAACTGTATGTTGCCAAGGAACAACCTTACTTCCAGGAGTCTCAGTGTGTAGAACAAGAATTGGTTTCAAAGCTACAGGTGTTACATGCATGAAGGCCAACAATGATAACCTAACAGCTATCTCTGGTATAACAGTTTCAGGTGGCAATGAACAGGGAATTAATATATTGGAACCTGTATCAGCATCAGTGGCGGAGAGCACTTGCAGTTCCACATTTGATGTACCTGTTATTGTACAATTAGCAAGTAATGCTGCTATAACTGTGCTACTATTGGCTTTACCTGCAAGCACATGGTCAGGGGTTAAGGATGCAAACTTGCTGGTTGAAATTCAAGATCTTTTTTCAACTGAGAATTTTGCTAATCCTCTTCGGAATGAG ATTCTGCACTTGCGTCAGCAGTTCTATTTTCTGAGAAGGTGTGCAGATGAGGAAACAAGTGATGATCTAAAGTTCCCTGTTTGCCCATAG
- the LOC121971480 gene encoding glutathione gamma-glutamylcysteinyltransferase 1-like isoform X2 — translation MAVASFYRRVLPSPPAIEFPSPEGKRLFCEALQNGTMEGFFKLISHFQTQSEPAYCGLASLSMVLNALAIDPHRKWKGPWRWYDESMLDCCEPLEKVKAEGITFGKVACLAQCAGAKVESFRTNQCNIDDFRHNVIKCSSSEDCHLVASYSRKPLKQTGIGHFSPIGGYHAESDMVLILDVARFKYPPHWVPLALLWEAMDTIDNATGHRRGFMLISGYEKAPSLLYTLNCRDESWLSIVKYLINDVPILLKSEDLKSASQVLDCVLKSLPACAGDFIKQILEVRRQEEDGSTLSNEEKERHALKGEILKQVHETVLFRYVTDILSSSITNDNLKEDIVTVCCQGTTLLPGVSVCRTRIGFKATGVTCMKANNDNLTAISGITVSGGNEQGINILEPVSASVAESTCSSTFDVPVIVQLASNAAITVLLLALPASTWSGVKDANLLVEIQDLFSTENFANPLRNEILHLRQQFYFLRRCADEETSDDLKFPVCP, via the exons ATGGCGGTCGCAAGCTTTTACCGGAGAGTACTTCCTTCTCCGCCGGCGATCGAGTTTCCCTCTCCCGAAGGAAAG AGATTATTCTGTGAAGCTCTTCAAAATGGAACTATGGAGGGCTTCTTTAAATTAATTTCTCACTTCCAAACCCAGTCAGAGCCTGCATATTGTGGGTTGGCCAGTTTATCTATGGTATTGAATGCCCTTGCTATAGATCCGCATAGAAAATGGAAAG GTCCTTGGAGATGGTATGATGAGTCCATGTTGGATTGTTGTGAACCTTTGGAGAAAGTTAAGGCTGAAGGTATCACATTCGGTAAAGTGGCTTGCTTGGCTCAATGTGCAGGAGCTAAAGTCGAATCTTTTCGTACAAATCAATGCAACATTGATGATTTTCGTCACAATGTTATCAAATGTTCTTCTTCAGAAGACTGTCATCTTGTAGCATCATACAGTAGAAAACCCTTAAAACAG ACTGGGATTGGTCATTTTTCACCAATTGGTGGATATCATGCAGAAAGTGATATGGTACTAATCCTTGATGTAGCTCGCTTCAAATATCCTCCTCATTGGGTTCCACTTGCGCTTCTTTGGGAAGCAATGGATACAATTGATAATGCAACTGGGCATCGTAGGGG GTTTATGCTTATTTCTGGTTATGAGAAAGCACCATCATTGCTTTATACACTG AACTGCAGAGATGAAAGCTGGTTGAGCATTGTTAAATATTTGATTAATGATGTACCTATTCTTTTGAAATCTGAGGACCTAAAAAGTGCTTCCCAAGTTCTTGATTGTGTGTTGAAGTCCTTACCTGCATGTGCTGGAGATTTTATTAAACAGATTCTTGAGGTTAGGAGACAAGAGGAAGATGGATCTACCTTGAGCAATGAGGAGAAAGAGAGACATGCTCTGAAG GGAGAGATACTGAAGCAAGTTCATGAgactgtgctatttagatatgtAACAGACATATTATCATCTTCAATCACaaatgacaatcttaaagaggatATTGTAACTGTATGTTGCCAAGGAACAACCTTACTTCCAGGAGTCTCAGTGTGTAGAACAAGAATTGGTTTCAAAGCTACAGGTGTTACATGCATGAAGGCCAACAATGATAACCTAACAGCTATCTCTGGTATAACAGTTTCAGGTGGCAATGAACAGGGAATTAATATATTGGAACCTGTATCAGCATCAGTGGCGGAGAGCACTTGCAGTTCCACATTTGATGTACCTGTTATTGTACAATTAGCAAGTAATGCTGCTATAACTGTGCTACTATTGGCTTTACCTGCAAGCACATGGTCAGGGGTTAAGGATGCAAACTTGCTGGTTGAAATTCAAGATCTTTTTTCAACTGAGAATTTTGCTAATCCTCTTCGGAATGAG ATTCTGCACTTGCGTCAGCAGTTCTATTTTCTGAGAAGGTGTGCAGATGAGGAAACAAGTGATGATCTAAAGTTCCCTGTTTGCCCATAG